In a single window of the Pseudomonas sp. B21-015 genome:
- a CDS encoding carbon-nitrogen hydrolase family protein: MRVALYQCPPLPLDVAGNLQRLHQLALEAKGADLLVLPEMFLTGYNIGADAVSVLAEVHNGESAQHIARIAKATGIAILYGYPERTEDGQIYNAVQLIDANGERLCNYRKTHLFGDLDHSMFSPGPDEFPLVELNGWKLGFLICYDLEFPENARRLALAGAELILVPTANMIPYDFIADVTVRARAFENQCYVAYANYCGHEGDIQYCGQSSIAAPDGSHIAQAGLDEALIVGALDRQLMIDSRAANRYFLDRRPELYGELNKA; the protein is encoded by the coding sequence ATGCGCGTAGCCCTTTACCAATGCCCACCGCTACCCCTGGACGTCGCAGGCAATCTGCAACGCCTGCATCAACTGGCGCTGGAGGCCAAGGGCGCGGATTTGCTGGTGCTGCCGGAGATGTTCCTGACCGGCTACAACATCGGCGCCGATGCAGTCAGCGTGCTGGCGGAGGTGCACAACGGTGAATCGGCGCAGCACATCGCGCGCATTGCCAAGGCGACGGGGATCGCCATTTTGTATGGCTACCCGGAGCGTACCGAAGACGGGCAGATCTACAACGCCGTGCAGTTGATCGACGCCAATGGCGAGCGGCTGTGTAACTACCGCAAGACTCACTTGTTCGGCGACCTTGATCACTCGATGTTCAGCCCCGGGCCGGATGAGTTTCCGCTGGTTGAACTCAACGGCTGGAAGCTTGGCTTTTTGATCTGCTACGACCTGGAGTTCCCGGAAAACGCCCGGCGCCTGGCGTTGGCCGGCGCCGAGCTGATTCTGGTGCCGACGGCGAACATGATTCCCTACGACTTCATCGCCGACGTCACCGTCCGCGCACGCGCCTTCGAAAACCAGTGTTATGTGGCTTACGCCAACTACTGCGGGCACGAAGGCGATATCCAGTATTGCGGCCAGAGCAGCATCGCCGCGCCGGATGGCAGCCACATCGCCCAGGCCGGACTTGATGAAGCGCTGATTGTCGGTGCACTGGATCGTCAGCTGATGATCGATTCCCGCGCCGCCAATCGTTACTTCCTCGACCGCCGTCCCGAGCTATACGGCGAGCTGAACAAGGCCTAA
- a CDS encoding NAD(P)/FAD-dependent oxidoreductase has translation MNKNNRHPADGKKPVTIFGPDFPFAFDDWIEHPAGLGSIPAHHHGAEVAIVGAGIAGLVAAYELMKLGLKPVVYEASKMGGRLRSQAFNGADGIIAELGGMRFPVSSTAFYHYVDKLGLETKPFPNPLTPASGSTVIDLEGKTHYAQKLADLPALFQEVADAWADALEDGSRFGEIQQAIRDRDVPRLKELWNTLVPLWDDRTFYDFVATSKAFAKLSFHHREVFGQVGFGTGGWDSDFPNSMLEIFRVVMTNCDDHQHLVVGGVEQVPQGIWRHVPERCVHWPEGTSLSSLHNGAPRTGVKKIAHAADGRFAVTDNWGDTREYAAVLTTCQSWLLTTQIECDETLFSQKMWMALDRTRYMQSSKTFVMVDRPFWKDKDPETGRDLMSMTLTDRLTRGTYLFDNGDDKPGVICLSYSWMSDALKMLPQPVEKRVKLALDALKKIYPKVDIAARIIGDPITVSWEADPHFLGAFKGALPGHYRYNQRMYAHFMQDDMPPEQRGIFIAGDDVSWTPAWVEGAVQTSLNAVWGIMKHFGGETHAENPGPGDVFNEIGPIALPE, from the coding sequence ATGAACAAGAACAATCGCCATCCTGCAGACGGTAAAAAACCGGTCACTATTTTCGGCCCGGACTTTCCTTTCGCCTTCGACGACTGGATCGAGCACCCGGCCGGGCTGGGCAGCATTCCGGCGCACCATCACGGCGCCGAGGTGGCGATTGTCGGGGCTGGCATTGCAGGCCTGGTGGCCGCCTATGAACTGATGAAACTGGGCCTGAAACCCGTCGTCTACGAAGCCTCGAAAATGGGCGGTCGTTTGCGCTCCCAGGCGTTCAACGGCGCCGACGGCATCATCGCCGAACTCGGCGGTATGCGTTTTCCAGTGTCATCCACGGCGTTTTATCACTATGTCGACAAGCTCGGCCTCGAGACCAAGCCTTTCCCGAACCCGCTGACCCCCGCGTCTGGCAGCACGGTGATCGATCTGGAAGGCAAAACCCATTACGCACAGAAACTGGCGGATCTTCCTGCACTGTTCCAGGAAGTCGCTGATGCCTGGGCCGATGCCCTGGAAGACGGTTCGCGTTTCGGCGAGATCCAGCAAGCCATTCGCGACCGCGACGTACCGCGCCTCAAGGAGTTGTGGAACACCTTGGTGCCGCTGTGGGACGACCGCACCTTCTACGACTTCGTCGCCACCTCCAAAGCCTTCGCCAAGCTCTCGTTCCATCACCGCGAAGTATTCGGCCAGGTCGGTTTCGGCACCGGCGGCTGGGATTCGGACTTCCCCAACTCGATGCTGGAAATCTTCCGCGTGGTGATGACCAACTGCGACGATCACCAACACCTGGTAGTCGGCGGCGTGGAACAAGTGCCACAGGGAATCTGGCGCCATGTGCCGGAGCGTTGCGTGCACTGGCCTGAAGGCACCAGCCTCAGCTCGCTGCACAACGGCGCGCCGCGTACCGGCGTGAAGAAAATTGCCCACGCGGCAGACGGCCGCTTTGCCGTCACCGACAACTGGGGCGACACCCGTGAATACGCAGCGGTGCTGACCACTTGCCAGAGCTGGTTGCTGACCACCCAGATCGAATGCGACGAAACCCTGTTCTCGCAAAAGATGTGGATGGCTCTGGACCGCACCCGCTACATGCAGTCGTCGAAGACTTTCGTGATGGTCGATCGCCCATTCTGGAAGGACAAGGACCCGGAAACCGGCCGCGACCTGATGAGCATGACCCTCACCGACCGCCTGACCCGTGGCACCTACCTATTCGATAACGGCGACGACAAGCCTGGAGTGATTTGCCTGTCGTACTCGTGGATGAGCGACGCGCTGAAAATGCTTCCGCAGCCAGTGGAAAAGCGCGTGAAGCTGGCGCTGGATGCGTTGAAGAAGATCTACCCGAAAGTCGATATCGCCGCGCGGATCATCGGCGATCCGATCACCGTGTCGTGGGAAGCCGACCCGCATTTCCTCGGGGCCTTCAAAGGCGCCCTGCCCGGCCACTATCGCTACAATCAGCGCATGTACGCGCACTTCATGCAGGACGACATGCCGCCCGAGCAGCGCGGGATTTTCATCGCCGGCGACGACGTTTCGTGGACACCGGCCTGGGTCGAAGGCGCGGTGCAGACATCGCTCAACGCGGTGTGGGGCATCATGAAACACTTCGGCGGTGAAACTCACGCCGAAAACCCGGGTCCAGGCGATGTGTTCAACGAGATCGGTCCGATCGCCCTGCCCGAGTAA
- a CDS encoding Lrp/AsnC family transcriptional regulator: MPDTRPPVLDEIDRQLIAALQINARESVAMLARQLGIARTTVTSRLARLEKARVITGYGVRLGQRVIDGGLQAYVGITVQPRSGKEVLRRLGAMAQVQQLCAVSGEFDYVAWLRTDSPEQLDQLLDQIGSVDGVEKTTTSIILSSKIDRGQPV, from the coding sequence TTGCCTGACACTCGCCCGCCCGTTCTCGACGAAATCGACCGCCAATTGATCGCGGCCTTGCAGATCAATGCCCGTGAAAGCGTGGCCATGCTCGCCCGGCAATTGGGGATTGCCCGCACGACCGTCACTTCGCGCCTGGCGCGGCTGGAAAAGGCCAGGGTGATCACCGGTTACGGTGTGCGCCTGGGTCAGCGCGTGATAGATGGCGGGTTGCAGGCGTACGTGGGGATTACGGTGCAACCGAGGTCTGGCAAGGAAGTGCTGCGGCGTCTTGGCGCCATGGCTCAGGTGCAGCAGCTGTGCGCGGTGAGTGGCGAGTTTGACTATGTGGCGTGGTTGCGCACCGATTCGCCAGAGCAGCTGGATCAGTTGCTGGATCAGATTGGCAGTGTGGATGGGGTGGAGAAGACGACGACGTCGATCATCTTGAGTAGCAAGATTGATCGGGGGCAGCCGGTTTGA
- a CDS encoding peptidase M41, with the protein MKSMPAALRDYALQIANHEMAHYVVARALGFETGDVTLKVTVALTHHGGSSITLTRSISSIEAMKEHLEARMMVLFAGAMGQTLPPKHSPEKHVDEPKAGAILKGEFGAEQDYAKIRELRYLLRNISYPDTDPASSESIIAELTEINDRLWLRTQKIVEALADTITGLAGLLVERMVIAEQWGRPADTYEVVLTGEMLERSQPVQAIPALSVWA; encoded by the coding sequence ATGAAGAGCATGCCTGCTGCTCTGCGAGACTATGCACTGCAGATTGCGAATCACGAAATGGCGCACTACGTCGTAGCCCGAGCCCTGGGCTTTGAAACCGGTGATGTGACCCTGAAAGTCACCGTGGCCTTGACGCACCATGGTGGGAGCTCCATTACCTTGACGCGGTCAATTTCGTCGATCGAAGCCATGAAGGAACATTTGGAAGCCCGGATGATGGTCCTCTTCGCCGGAGCGATGGGGCAGACATTACCTCCAAAGCATTCGCCCGAGAAACACGTCGATGAGCCGAAAGCGGGAGCCATCCTGAAAGGAGAGTTTGGAGCGGAACAGGATTACGCAAAAATAAGAGAGTTGCGGTACCTGCTTCGAAATATCTCCTACCCCGATACGGATCCAGCGTCGTCCGAGAGCATCATTGCTGAGCTGACAGAAATTAATGATCGCTTGTGGTTACGCACTCAAAAAATCGTAGAGGCATTGGCCGATACGATTACTGGATTGGCAGGGCTTTTGGTAGAGCGCATGGTCATCGCGGAGCAGTGGGGTAGGCCGGCGGATACGTATGAGGTTGTGTTGACGGGGGAAATGCTTGAGCGGTCGCAGCCGGTGCAGGCCATTCCCGCGTTGAGTGTTTGGGCGTAA
- a CDS encoding DUF3037 domain-containing protein, protein MKYTCLYSIVRFAPFAETEEFANVGIVLSAPAIGRMEYRLARKNLKRVNHFFECSNLFAKAMEIAQNELDNVRLMTTEAQESQIVNHFRFLTEPKESLIRFSPMRSILVENFDAALGTLYSRYIERQGMGRDRREELMVREIRTMFSEASIRNFRDDTLIGDLTKLHLPLVHRNEVVAAIKPLAFDQAEPSAILDHCDQWLMKFVRAEQEGIIQLKNVLIPVSTPAENESPRHRKAVQLAKTSIQERGLQLVDFQATQAIAAFAQNYAQ, encoded by the coding sequence ATGAAATACACCTGCCTTTACAGCATCGTGCGCTTCGCGCCTTTTGCCGAAACCGAAGAATTTGCCAATGTCGGCATCGTTCTCTCGGCTCCAGCCATAGGGCGCATGGAGTACAGGCTCGCCCGTAAAAACCTGAAACGGGTCAATCATTTCTTCGAGTGCAGCAACCTATTCGCCAAGGCCATGGAAATTGCCCAGAATGAATTGGATAACGTTCGCCTCATGACAACAGAAGCCCAAGAGTCGCAGATCGTTAACCACTTTCGTTTCCTGACCGAGCCGAAGGAGTCACTGATTCGCTTTAGCCCCATGCGCTCAATATTGGTGGAAAACTTCGACGCGGCCCTCGGAACGCTATATAGCCGCTATATCGAACGCCAAGGCATGGGGCGTGATCGTCGCGAAGAGCTCATGGTTCGAGAAATTCGAACCATGTTCTCGGAAGCATCGATCCGCAATTTCCGTGATGACACCCTGATCGGCGACTTGACCAAACTGCACCTGCCCTTGGTTCACCGAAACGAGGTAGTGGCCGCTATCAAACCATTGGCTTTTGATCAGGCCGAACCAAGCGCGATACTCGACCACTGCGATCAGTGGCTGATGAAGTTCGTACGCGCCGAACAAGAAGGGATTATTCAACTAAAAAACGTACTAATCCCTGTCAGCACTCCCGCCGAGAATGAATCGCCCCGCCACCGTAAAGCGGTGCAGCTTGCCAAGACCAGCATCCAGGAGCGCGGTCTGCAGTTGGTCGACTTCCAGGCTACGCAGGCAATTGCCGCTTTCGCGCAGAACTACGCTCAGTAG
- a CDS encoding HipA family kinase — translation MAVGNYIEAVEIIRRLEGGITRPFLCRASNDKHYVAKGLELPPTERIAELLCARLAAQFGLPIPEHGYIYIDPALLRYNLEARNDLGPGDSYALAYVADAADMLYSQVQQVPSDLQKAVFIFDYWVGNGDRQLGPFGGRPNLLMCGLDNQLQLIDHNQAFKWPLDAQKFAQSHVFGPSNRTWQLDLVDKVEYGQRMHDTAMRFRDLCLDIPDEWCESIGKPGLDILLEEIKSNLMLCQSDEFWSVLQ, via the coding sequence ATGGCCGTGGGTAACTACATCGAAGCGGTTGAGATCATCCGGCGACTGGAGGGAGGCATCACGCGCCCCTTTCTGTGCCGAGCCAGCAATGACAAGCACTATGTGGCCAAGGGATTGGAATTACCGCCCACCGAGCGGATTGCCGAGCTGCTCTGCGCCCGGCTGGCAGCTCAATTCGGCTTACCGATCCCCGAGCATGGCTATATCTATATTGACCCAGCCCTACTGCGCTACAACCTGGAAGCACGAAACGATCTTGGGCCTGGAGATAGCTACGCCCTAGCCTATGTCGCGGACGCTGCAGATATGTTGTATTCGCAAGTACAGCAGGTTCCAAGCGACCTGCAAAAAGCCGTCTTCATCTTTGATTACTGGGTAGGTAACGGTGATCGTCAGTTAGGGCCATTCGGCGGCCGACCCAACCTACTGATGTGCGGCCTCGACAATCAGCTGCAGCTGATCGATCACAATCAAGCGTTCAAATGGCCGCTGGATGCTCAAAAATTCGCACAAAGCCATGTGTTTGGCCCAAGCAATCGGACATGGCAGCTGGATCTGGTCGACAAAGTTGAATACGGCCAGCGGATGCACGACACTGCTATGCGGTTTCGTGACCTATGCTTGGACATTCCCGATGAATGGTGTGAATCCATCGGCAAACCGGGGCTCGACATTCTGCTCGAAGAAATCAAAAGTAACCTGATGCTCTGCCAATCGGACGAATTCTGGAGCGTCCTGCAATGA
- a CDS encoding DUF3077 domain-containing protein encodes MSKTTAELKTIGFTPLIYHSDQPLFHVSAGVPIVDALTQASDLLSLAKSFAEDAAYAKDTDRHAWAAHYLTAMSKAVIDDVVKGLTPRPVRTATESEE; translated from the coding sequence ATGAGCAAAACAACCGCAGAACTGAAAACCATCGGCTTCACGCCGCTCATATACCACTCGGATCAGCCACTGTTTCACGTCAGTGCTGGCGTCCCCATCGTCGACGCATTGACTCAAGCTTCCGACCTGCTATCCCTCGCCAAATCATTTGCCGAAGACGCAGCCTACGCAAAAGACACCGACCGCCACGCGTGGGCCGCACACTACCTGACGGCGATGAGCAAAGCGGTGATTGATGATGTGGTGAAGGGGCTGACACCGCGACCTGTCCGGACGGCGACGGAGTCCGAGGAATAG
- a CDS encoding glucosaminidase domain-containing protein — MSYCNILTAVQFVQRYSNDCAVLAKMLNVPVENILGLAAHESQHGIGRIAVEDNNYFSMHAPAPLQIGEDVARKDPHVRVAKFSSFLQSGQSFVARYGQAVKGKADPREFAQALVRVHFNTGNPKTGGAANYAQKVVDAIAMVKLRMVCQ; from the coding sequence ATGAGTTACTGCAACATCTTGACTGCCGTGCAGTTCGTTCAAAGGTACAGCAATGACTGTGCCGTGTTGGCAAAAATGCTGAACGTACCGGTTGAAAATATACTTGGCTTGGCGGCGCATGAAAGCCAACATGGCATAGGGCGCATTGCTGTGGAAGACAATAACTATTTTTCGATGCACGCGCCTGCACCGCTTCAGATTGGAGAGGATGTGGCAAGGAAAGACCCCCACGTCAGAGTCGCCAAATTCTCATCATTTCTTCAGTCTGGCCAATCTTTTGTTGCGCGGTACGGCCAGGCTGTCAAAGGCAAGGCCGATCCGAGGGAGTTCGCTCAAGCCCTTGTCCGAGTGCATTTCAATACGGGAAACCCTAAAACGGGCGGAGCTGCAAACTATGCACAGAAGGTTGTCGACGCGATTGCTATGGTGAAATTACGAATGGTATGCCAATGA
- a CDS encoding bifunctional diguanylate cyclase/phosphodiesterase has translation MPRWSTVLFLLSLMTWTATAGALTLTDEERGWLAAHPELRLGVDASWPPFEFRDEQGRYQGLAADYINVIRQRLAIKLTPIEPVSWTEVLQQAKQGKLDILPGIMSTPERQTYLSFTRPYLDFPIVILAHVGGPQPRKLDDLYGLKIAVVENYAPHELLRTHHPDLNLVAMPNVSSALQALATDEVDAVVGDLASSVWSLRQLKLDGLYVSGETPYRYQLAMAVPPNNKLLVSILDKVLADMSPSEISAIQEHWVGNVLDHRTFWSDVLIYGLPGLLFLMIVLAVVIRINRRLSSEIARRVDLEQELRSSEYHYRGLVESLSAIAWEAQISDYTYSYVSPHAQDLLGYPLSHWLIPGFWRNIIHPADLTRAQTFCDREVAAGRDHSVDYRVITADGRCLWVRDIVSLIEHGHEPVLRGLMIDISEAKRTEEALRLSEQKFASVFQQCPDILVIARLSDGCLLEVNEAFEEQIGLKAEEVIGHTATDLNIWGVHDVGPGLLQRLQAGSIRNLEMPFRRSNGQVFTGLISAEPFDLDTTPALVVVVRDISQLKETQQQLQTSEEKFAKAFHASPDGLLLSRQSDGLLLEVNEGFSRITGFNSAMSVDRSALDLGIWVNLNERKQMLELLHRDGFVRDFSCHIRRNDGQIRLCEVSSRPLPIGDEDCMLTIARDITERHLMQEKLQQAATVFESTAEGVLITDTQQHISAVNRAFTEITGYSETEALGHTPRLLASGLHDSAFYAAMWHQLTAEGHWQGEISNRRKNGELYPSWLTISAVRNRDKSITHFVAVFADISSLKHAQAKLDYQAHHDPLTGLPNRTLFESRLLTALNSPQDNGGQGAVLFLDLDRFKHINDSLGHPVGDLLLKGIAVRLKEQLRDIDTVARLGGDEFIILLPGLQQSSDADNIATKLLNCFAAPFQAGEHEFFISASIGTSLYPKDGGDVATLIKNADAAMYRSKAKGRNRVESYTRDLTAQASERVALEHELRRAIERNELFLYYQPKISLDDHRLVGAEALIRWHHPTFGDVPPEHFIPLAEENGMILQIGDWVLETACRQMYEWNQVYECLGPLSVNLAGAQLRQPNLLGRIEQLLKDNRLKPDLLQLEITENFIMSQAEEALAVLHQLKRLGVQLAIDDFGTGYSSLSYLKRLPLDILKIDQSFVRGLPDDPHDAAIVRAIIALGRSMQFTVIAEGVETQAQQQFLTAEGCEQIQGYIVSLPLCPDEFAATFLRIAISDFSDSTAEKPSL, from the coding sequence ATGCCCAGATGGTCGACCGTGCTTTTTTTGCTGTCGCTGATGACTTGGACCGCAACGGCTGGCGCGCTGACTCTGACCGACGAAGAACGTGGCTGGCTGGCGGCTCACCCGGAATTGCGCCTGGGTGTCGACGCGTCCTGGCCGCCGTTTGAATTTCGTGACGAACAGGGGCGTTATCAGGGCCTGGCAGCGGACTATATCAACGTCATCCGGCAACGGCTGGCCATCAAACTCACCCCCATCGAACCGGTCAGCTGGACTGAAGTCTTGCAGCAGGCCAAACAAGGCAAGCTAGACATCTTGCCGGGCATCATGTCGACCCCCGAGCGCCAGACGTATCTGTCGTTCACCCGCCCCTACCTGGACTTTCCGATTGTCATTCTGGCTCATGTCGGAGGCCCCCAACCGCGCAAACTCGACGACCTGTACGGGTTGAAGATCGCTGTGGTGGAAAACTACGCCCCCCATGAACTGTTGCGCACCCACCATCCCGACCTGAATCTGGTGGCGATGCCCAACGTCAGCTCGGCGCTGCAGGCACTGGCTACCGACGAAGTGGACGCGGTCGTGGGCGATCTTGCCTCCAGCGTCTGGAGCCTGCGTCAGCTCAAGCTCGACGGGCTCTACGTCAGCGGTGAAACACCCTATCGCTATCAATTGGCGATGGCCGTGCCCCCGAACAACAAGCTGTTGGTCAGTATCCTGGACAAAGTCCTGGCAGACATGAGCCCGAGTGAAATCAGTGCCATCCAGGAACATTGGGTCGGTAACGTCCTGGATCATCGGACCTTCTGGTCCGATGTGCTGATTTACGGCCTGCCAGGATTACTGTTTCTGATGATCGTGCTGGCAGTGGTTATCCGGATCAACCGCCGACTGAGTTCGGAAATTGCCCGCAGGGTCGATCTGGAACAGGAGCTGCGCAGCAGCGAATACCATTACCGCGGGCTGGTGGAGAGCCTTTCAGCCATCGCCTGGGAAGCGCAGATCAGCGATTACACCTACAGCTACGTGTCACCCCATGCCCAGGACCTCCTCGGTTATCCCCTGTCCCATTGGCTGATTCCGGGCTTCTGGCGCAACATCATCCACCCCGCGGACCTGACTCGGGCCCAGACCTTCTGCGACCGTGAAGTGGCGGCCGGGCGCGACCACAGTGTCGATTACCGGGTCATCACCGCTGACGGCCGCTGCCTGTGGGTGCGCGATATCGTCAGCCTGATCGAGCACGGCCATGAGCCGGTATTGCGTGGGCTGATGATCGACATCAGCGAAGCCAAGCGCACCGAAGAGGCGCTGCGCCTGTCGGAACAGAAATTCGCCTCGGTGTTCCAGCAATGCCCGGATATTCTGGTCATTGCGCGGCTTTCCGACGGCTGCCTGCTGGAGGTCAACGAAGCGTTCGAAGAACAGATCGGCCTCAAGGCCGAAGAGGTCATAGGCCACACCGCCACCGACCTGAACATCTGGGGCGTGCATGACGTGGGGCCGGGTTTGTTGCAGCGGCTGCAGGCCGGCAGCATCCGCAACCTGGAGATGCCCTTTCGCCGCAGCAATGGCCAAGTGTTTACCGGCCTGATTTCCGCCGAACCTTTCGATCTCGATACGACCCCGGCCCTGGTGGTCGTCGTGCGCGACATCAGTCAGCTCAAGGAAACCCAGCAACAACTGCAAACCTCCGAAGAGAAATTCGCCAAGGCCTTTCATGCCTCCCCCGACGGCTTGCTGCTGTCCCGGCAGAGCGACGGCCTGCTGCTGGAGGTCAACGAAGGCTTCAGTCGCATTACCGGCTTCAACAGCGCGATGTCCGTGGATCGCTCAGCCCTGGACCTGGGAATCTGGGTCAATCTCAACGAACGCAAACAGATGCTCGAGCTGCTGCACCGGGATGGTTTTGTCCGCGACTTCAGTTGCCACATCCGCCGCAACGACGGGCAGATCCGGCTCTGCGAGGTCTCAAGCCGTCCGCTGCCCATCGGCGATGAAGACTGCATGTTGACCATTGCCCGGGACATTACCGAACGGCACCTGATGCAGGAGAAGCTGCAACAGGCCGCGACGGTGTTCGAAAGCACCGCCGAGGGTGTATTGATCACCGACACCCAACAACACATCAGCGCGGTCAATCGTGCCTTCACCGAAATCACCGGCTACAGCGAGACAGAAGCACTGGGCCACACCCCTCGCCTGCTCGCCTCGGGCCTGCACGACAGCGCATTTTATGCGGCGATGTGGCATCAACTGACGGCCGAAGGTCATTGGCAAGGCGAAATTTCCAACCGGCGCAAGAATGGCGAGCTCTACCCGAGCTGGCTGACCATCAGCGCGGTGCGCAACCGGGACAAATCCATCACCCACTTTGTTGCGGTGTTCGCGGACATTTCCAGTCTCAAGCACGCGCAGGCCAAACTCGACTACCAGGCGCACCACGACCCGCTGACCGGCCTGCCAAACCGCACGCTGTTCGAAAGTCGATTGCTGACCGCGTTGAACAGCCCGCAGGATAACGGCGGCCAAGGCGCGGTGCTGTTCCTGGACCTGGACCGCTTCAAACACATCAACGACAGCCTCGGCCACCCGGTCGGCGATCTGCTGCTCAAAGGCATCGCCGTGCGCCTCAAGGAGCAGTTGCGCGATATCGATACCGTGGCGCGCCTGGGTGGCGACGAATTCATCATCCTGCTCCCCGGCCTGCAACAGTCCAGCGATGCCGATAACATTGCCACCAAGCTGCTGAATTGCTTCGCCGCCCCCTTCCAGGCCGGCGAACACGAGTTTTTCATCAGCGCGAGCATCGGCACCAGCCTGTATCCCAAGGACGGCGGCGATGTTGCCACACTGATCAAAAACGCCGACGCCGCCATGTACCGCTCCAAGGCCAAGGGTCGCAACCGGGTTGAAAGCTACACCCGCGACCTTACCGCCCAAGCCAGCGAGCGCGTGGCGCTGGAACATGAACTGCGGCGGGCCATCGAGCGCAATGAGCTGTTTCTGTACTACCAGCCCAAAATCAGTCTCGACGATCATCGACTGGTCGGCGCCGAAGCCCTCATTCGCTGGCATCACCCCACCTTCGGCGATGTGCCACCCGAGCACTTCATTCCCCTGGCCGAAGAAAACGGCATGATCCTGCAAATCGGCGATTGGGTCCTAGAGACCGCCTGCCGGCAGATGTACGAATGGAATCAGGTCTATGAGTGCCTCGGCCCGCTCTCGGTCAACCTCGCGGGTGCTCAATTGCGCCAACCGAACCTGCTTGGCCGGATCGAGCAATTGCTCAAGGACAACCGCCTCAAACCCGACCTCCTGCAACTGGAGATCACTGAAAACTTCATCATGAGCCAGGCCGAAGAAGCACTGGCGGTGCTGCACCAACTCAAACGCCTGGGCGTGCAACTGGCAATCGACGACTTCGGCACCGGCTATTCGTCCCTGAGCTACCTCAAACGCCTGCCGCTGGACATCCTCAAGATCGACCAGTCCTTCGTCCGCGGCCTGCCGGACGACCCGCACGACGCGGCGATTGTGCGCGCGATCATCGCCCTGGGCCGCAGCATGCAATTCACCGTCATCGCCGAGGGCGTCGAAACCCAGGCCCAGCAACAATTCCTCACCGCCGAAGGCTGCGAACAGATCCAGGGCTACATCGTCAGCCTGCCGCTTTGCCCCGACGAATTCGCCGCGACGTTTCTTCGTATAGCTATTTCAGACTTTTCGGATAGCACAGCTGAGAAACCGTCGCTATAA